The proteins below come from a single Acanthopagrus latus isolate v.2019 chromosome 4, fAcaLat1.1, whole genome shotgun sequence genomic window:
- the gins2 gene encoding DNA replication complex GINS protein PSF2 has translation MDPTEVEFLAEKETVKIIPNFSLDKVYLIGGDLGPFNPGLPVDVPVWLALNLKQRQKCRIMPPAWMDVEKLEEMRDLERKEDAFTPVPSPYYMELTKLLLNYASDDIPKADEIRTLVKDIWDTRVAKLRLSADSFISQMEAHAKLDNLTLMEINTIRSFLLDSLNCMYKLRSNLQPGASKGQFKDY, from the exons ATGGACCCCACGGAGGTAGAGTTCCTCGCTGAGAAAGAGACGGTGAAGATAATCCCGAACTTCAGCCTGGACAAGGTCTATCTGATCGGG GGCGATCTGGGTCCCTTCAACCCTGGACTGCCAGTTGATGTTCCCGTGTGGTTGGCCCTTAACctgaagcagagacagaagtgCAGGATTATGCCTCCTGCCTGGATGGATGTAG AGAAACTGGAGGAGATGCGAGACCTTGAGAGGAAAGAGGACGCCTTTACACCCGTTCCCAGTCCTTACTATATGGAGCTgaccaaactgctgctgaactA TGCTTCTGACGACATCCCGAAGGCAGACGAGATCCGCACGCTGGTCAAAGACATCTGGGACACACGCGTTGCCAAACTCCGCCTCTCGGCAGACAGCTTCATCAGTCAGATGGAGGCTCATGCCAAG CTGGACAACCTGACTCTGATGGAGATCAACACCATACGATCGTTCCTTCTTGACTCTCTCAACTGCATGTACAAACTACGCTCCAATCTGCAGCCCGGTGCGAGTAAAGGACAGTTCAAGGACTATTGA